In a single window of the Terriglobales bacterium genome:
- the infC gene encoding translation initiation factor IF-3 yields the protein MDKRYIRTNDRIRAREVRVIDDEGKQVGVMPPYEALKMAREKSLDLVEISPTAQPPVVRIMDFGKFLYQKEKQEREAKKHQKVITVKEVKFRINVDEHDYQTKKNHAIRFLEEGDKVKATIFFRGREMTRQSLGRQILERLITDLGDKAIVEFRPRQEGNTLHAILAPAKAKPETKPKPPRPPQAQQPPPQAAPSA from the coding sequence ATCGACAAGAGGTACATTCGCACCAACGATCGGATTCGCGCCCGCGAAGTCCGCGTGATTGACGACGAAGGCAAGCAGGTCGGCGTCATGCCCCCCTACGAAGCGCTCAAGATGGCCCGCGAAAAGAGCCTTGACCTGGTGGAAATTTCTCCCACCGCCCAGCCTCCAGTGGTCCGCATCATGGATTTCGGCAAGTTCCTGTACCAGAAAGAAAAGCAGGAACGTGAAGCCAAGAAGCACCAGAAGGTCATCACCGTCAAAGAGGTCAAGTTCCGCATCAACGTGGACGAGCACGATTACCAGACGAAGAAAAACCACGCTATCCGGTTCCTTGAAGAGGGTGACAAGGTCAAGGCGACGATCTTTTTCCGTGGGCGGGAAATGACGCGCCAGAGCCTGGGACGCCAGATCCTGGAACGGCTGATTACCGACTTGGGGGACAAGGCGATCGTGGAGTTCCGGCCGCGGCAGGAAGGTAACACGCTGCACGCGATTTTGGCTCCGGCAAAGGCAAAACCGGAAACCAAGCCGAAGCCGCCGCGTCCGCCGCAGGCACAGCAGCCGCCACCGCAAGCCGCGCCCAGCGCGTAG
- a CDS encoding thioredoxin family protein, whose translation MVRLVCWLCVWTLACAAQTLPLGLGAAVEQWKAAVTVGDNAALLALYSTNPPASIVSSDGKQQFPVSAETDFWSQTRAAGMKQPAVSVLNAESKNGMMILSVEVAFRASTPSGVRQRYVLEQQGWMQQPQGWRIAVSSHTPVLKMRPVGKLNPHLYEKDADAKAEIREALAKAARAHKRVLLVFGGNWCYDCHVLDAAFHQSDVSPLLHANFLVVHVDIGEMNKNLDVAQKYGVPIEKGVPALAVLAPDGTLLYSQQHGEFESARSMDPDDLLAFLKKWKPAAAR comes from the coding sequence GTGGTTCGACTTGTTTGTTGGTTATGCGTCTGGACGCTCGCCTGCGCCGCGCAAACGCTGCCGCTCGGACTGGGCGCTGCGGTCGAGCAGTGGAAGGCTGCCGTCACCGTCGGTGACAACGCCGCGCTGCTGGCGCTCTATTCGACCAACCCGCCGGCATCAATCGTCTCTTCCGACGGCAAGCAGCAGTTTCCGGTCAGCGCCGAGACCGACTTCTGGTCCCAAACCCGTGCCGCGGGCATGAAGCAGCCGGCGGTGAGCGTTCTGAATGCCGAAAGCAAGAACGGCATGATGATCCTCAGCGTGGAGGTCGCCTTTCGCGCCAGCACCCCGTCCGGCGTGCGCCAACGCTACGTGCTCGAACAGCAAGGCTGGATGCAGCAGCCGCAGGGTTGGCGCATCGCCGTGAGCAGTCACACGCCGGTGCTGAAAATGCGCCCGGTGGGAAAACTGAACCCGCATCTCTACGAAAAAGACGCCGACGCCAAGGCAGAGATTCGCGAGGCCCTGGCCAAGGCGGCGCGAGCGCACAAGCGCGTGCTGCTCGTCTTCGGCGGCAACTGGTGCTACGACTGCCACGTGCTCGACGCCGCCTTTCACCAGTCGGACGTCTCCCCCCTGCTCCATGCCAACTTCCTGGTTGTTCACGTCGATATCGGAGAGATGAACAAGAACCTCGACGTGGCCCAGAAGTACGGCGTGCCTATCGAAAAAGGTGTTCCCGCGCTGGCCGTGCTCGCGCCCGACGGCACATTGCTCTATAGCCAGCAGCATGGCGAATTCGAATCCGCGCGCAGCATGGATCCCGACGACCTGCTCGCCTTTCTGAAGAAATGGAAACCAGCCGCGGCCCGCTGA
- a CDS encoding CTP synthase, which produces MSAKYIFVTGGVVSSLGKGLAAASIGCLLESRGLKVNLQKFDPYLNVDPGTMSPFQHGEVFVTDDGAETDLDLGHYERFTHAKLTRDNNWTTGRIYEQIIAKERRGDYLGKTVQVIPHVTNEIKAAMKKVSQDVDVCIVEIGGTVGDIESLPFIEAIRQMRQDLGRENTLFVHVTLVPFIGVAGELKTKPTQHSVKELLSVGIQPDILLCRTDRFLSKDIKSKIALFCNVEEEAVITAIDVNSVYEVPLTFSHEGVDKLVLKYLHIDGGVRDISRWEELVNRVNNPKDEVSIGLVGKYVEYEDSYKSLKEALVHGALSQNLKLNVSWIEAEGLETKGDEFESQLEGYDGILVPGGFGKRGIAGMLNGIRFAREHKVPYFGICLGMQTACIEFARDVCGLENANSSEFDPATPHRIIYKLRELRGVEELGGTMRLGAWQCKLEPGSLAAKAYGSQEISERHRHRYEFNQEYREQMCSAGMRVTGITPDGTYVEIVELPQEEHPYFLGCQFHPEFKSKPLEPHPLFVSFIKAAYENRLRRKEQKAANEVEMFMRPEKITRS; this is translated from the coding sequence ATGTCGGCTAAGTACATCTTCGTCACCGGTGGTGTGGTTTCTTCACTGGGCAAGGGATTGGCCGCGGCTTCCATCGGATGTCTGCTGGAGAGCCGCGGTCTCAAGGTCAACCTGCAGAAATTCGATCCTTATCTCAACGTCGATCCCGGCACCATGTCGCCATTCCAGCACGGCGAAGTTTTTGTCACTGACGATGGCGCCGAAACCGACCTCGATCTCGGCCACTACGAACGCTTTACCCACGCCAAGCTGACCCGCGACAACAACTGGACCACCGGCCGCATTTACGAGCAGATCATCGCCAAGGAGCGCCGCGGCGATTATCTCGGCAAGACCGTGCAAGTGATTCCGCACGTGACCAACGAGATCAAGGCAGCGATGAAAAAGGTATCGCAGGACGTGGACGTGTGCATCGTCGAGATCGGCGGCACCGTCGGCGATATCGAATCACTGCCCTTCATCGAGGCCATCCGCCAAATGCGCCAGGACCTGGGCCGCGAGAACACCCTGTTCGTGCACGTTACGCTGGTGCCGTTCATCGGCGTTGCCGGCGAACTGAAGACCAAGCCGACGCAGCACTCGGTGAAGGAATTGCTCAGCGTCGGAATTCAGCCCGACATCCTGCTGTGCCGCACCGACCGCTTTCTGTCCAAGGACATCAAGAGCAAGATCGCCCTGTTCTGCAACGTGGAAGAAGAAGCGGTCATCACCGCCATTGACGTCAACTCGGTTTACGAGGTACCGCTGACCTTCTCGCATGAGGGCGTGGATAAGCTGGTGCTGAAATACCTGCACATCGACGGCGGCGTGCGTGACATCAGCCGCTGGGAAGAACTGGTCAACCGCGTCAACAATCCCAAGGACGAGGTTTCCATCGGGCTGGTCGGCAAGTATGTCGAGTACGAAGACTCCTACAAATCGCTGAAGGAAGCCCTGGTGCACGGCGCGCTGTCGCAGAATTTGAAATTGAACGTCTCCTGGATTGAGGCCGAAGGGCTGGAGACAAAGGGCGATGAATTCGAATCGCAGCTCGAAGGCTACGATGGCATCCTGGTTCCCGGCGGGTTCGGCAAGCGCGGCATTGCCGGCATGCTGAACGGAATCCGCTTCGCCCGCGAGCACAAGGTGCCGTACTTTGGCATCTGCCTCGGCATGCAGACCGCCTGCATCGAGTTCGCGCGCGATGTCTGCGGCCTGGAGAACGCCAACTCCAGCGAGTTCGATCCCGCCACGCCTCATCGAATCATTTACAAGCTGCGCGAGTTACGCGGCGTCGAAGAACTGGGCGGCACCATGCGGCTGGGCGCGTGGCAGTGCAAGCTGGAGCCGGGCTCGCTCGCGGCCAAGGCATATGGAAGCCAGGAGATCAGCGAACGCCACCGCCATCGCTACGAGTTCAACCAGGAATATCGCGAGCAGATGTGCTCCGCCGGGATGCGCGTCACCGGCATTACGCCCGACGGCACTTATGTCGAGATCGTCGAGCTGCCGCAGGAAGAGCATCCCTATTTTCTCGGTTGCCAGTTCCACCCCGAGTTCAAGTCGAAACCGCTGGAACCGCACCCGCTGTTCGTGTCCTTCATCAAGGCGGCGTATGAAAACCGCCTGCGGCGCAAGGAGCAGAAGGCGGCGAACGAGGTGGAGATGTTCATGCGGCCGGAGAAGATAACGCGGTCATAG
- the pheS gene encoding phenylalanine--tRNA ligase subunit alpha — MYTVPKLDDYSPEALERAVAQLVCALDEEAREVSDESSWKEFRDRWMARKNGVLTQVNDLWLKAAPGPQKREVGRRVNEVKAKVEAVVEQTRERVSGAASDDKLRVDRVDVTLPGIRRPLGAEHPIIRTMNDIIGVFKAMGYSVAEGPEIETDYYNFESLNFPPNHPARDMQDTIFLAGQEQKPARDRLLLRTHTSPVQIRTMEKQKPPVRVVIPGRVYRNDAPDATHSPMFHQVEGLAVDTNITFCDLKGSLDHAMKSLFGSSVKTRFRPSFFPFTEPSAEVLISCIFCGGGYQGAARCPNCKASGWIELLGSGMVDPALYGFVGYDAEKYSGFAFGMGVDRIAAMLYGVTDLQLFFNGDVRFLEQFA; from the coding sequence ATGTATACAGTTCCCAAACTCGACGACTATTCGCCCGAGGCTCTCGAACGGGCCGTCGCACAACTGGTGTGCGCGCTTGACGAAGAAGCGCGCGAGGTTTCCGACGAAAGTTCATGGAAGGAGTTCCGCGACCGCTGGATGGCGCGCAAGAACGGCGTTCTGACGCAGGTCAACGACCTATGGCTGAAAGCCGCGCCAGGCCCGCAAAAGCGCGAGGTCGGGCGGCGCGTCAACGAGGTGAAGGCCAAGGTCGAAGCCGTAGTTGAGCAAACGCGGGAGCGGGTTTCCGGCGCCGCTTCCGACGATAAGCTCCGCGTCGATCGCGTTGACGTCACCCTTCCTGGCATCCGCCGTCCGCTTGGCGCGGAGCACCCGATCATCCGCACCATGAACGACATCATCGGAGTGTTCAAGGCGATGGGCTACTCGGTGGCGGAAGGGCCGGAGATCGAAACCGATTACTACAACTTCGAATCGCTGAATTTTCCGCCGAACCACCCGGCGCGCGACATGCAGGACACAATTTTTCTTGCCGGGCAGGAGCAGAAGCCTGCGCGCGATCGTCTGCTGCTGCGCACGCACACTTCACCGGTACAGATCCGCACCATGGAAAAGCAGAAGCCGCCGGTGCGGGTGGTGATTCCCGGCCGCGTCTATCGCAACGACGCGCCCGACGCGACCCATTCGCCGATGTTTCACCAGGTGGAAGGCCTGGCGGTGGACACGAACATTACCTTCTGCGATCTGAAGGGCTCGCTCGATCACGCCATGAAGTCGCTGTTCGGCTCATCGGTGAAGACGCGCTTCCGGCCGTCGTTCTTTCCGTTCACCGAACCAAGCGCGGAAGTTTTGATCTCCTGTATTTTTTGTGGCGGCGGATACCAGGGCGCGGCGCGCTGTCCGAATTGCAAGGCCAGCGGCTGGATTGAGTTACTGGGCTCGGGCATGGTGGATCCGGCGCTGTATGGCTTCGTCGGCTACGACGCGGAAAAGTACAGTGGCTTCGCCTTCGGCATGGGCGTTGACCGCATCGCCGCCATGCTCTACGGCGTCACCGATTTGCAGCTGTTCTTTAACGGGGACGTGAGGTTTTTGGAGCAGTTCGCGTAA
- a CDS encoding phenylalanine--tRNA ligase subunit beta — protein MKILPTWLREFVEIPADERKLADDLTLAGISVEGIEGEGARTVYDVDFTPNRVDAMNHYGVARECAAIYDKDLKAIAPKVLAEGGRATSALGGERAPAFKIEIEDSQGCARYTARVIRNVKIAPSPEKIAQPLELLGSRAINNAADASNYTLQEIGHPTHCFDLDLLEGSKIIVRRARPGEKLKTLDGVDRVLHVEDLVIADAVKPVALAGVMGGFDSMITEKTRNVLIESAWFDPASIRRTARRHAMHTDASHRFERGADIGITPTACARVAELILQTAGGQVEGGEIDAYPRKLDRPSLKLRRTEVRRHLGQDIPEIEVQRILRRLGFTVTPGRATVAVPVQSMTPAGTGGAHAAVAEETADFAVQAPSWRLDVEREIDLIEEIARIYGFDRFPNTLPGFVGGVVELPDARKEAKLRTSLLGLGYSEAVSLTFISHADAQRFSDAAAVEIANPISEEASVLRTSMVPSMLNMLAYNLNRGNAEVRLFESGKVYESLGARTEEQRRLCIGATGSVIPPSIHAPVRKYSFFDLKGDMETLLGAFQFNTLYFDANAPDYYHPGRCARAVMDGATLARFGQLHPQLSAERKLRLSAQELPEIYIAEIDLERLFRHELRKIRYQAISRFPAVDRDFSFIFDDTVSFERIQNAISGLRIEELRALAPVEIFRGGSVSAGKYSMLLRATFQSPERTLRDDEVALWSQQIIKALQSLGGTLRA, from the coding sequence ATGAAGATACTCCCGACATGGCTTCGCGAATTCGTTGAAATCCCGGCCGACGAGCGGAAGCTTGCCGACGACTTGACGCTCGCCGGCATCTCGGTCGAGGGCATCGAGGGCGAAGGCGCGCGGACAGTCTACGACGTGGACTTCACGCCCAACCGTGTGGACGCCATGAATCACTACGGCGTGGCCCGCGAGTGCGCCGCGATCTACGACAAGGATTTAAAGGCGATTGCGCCCAAGGTCCTGGCCGAGGGCGGCCGGGCTACATCCGCGCTCGGGGGCGAGCGCGCTCCAGCATTCAAAATTGAAATTGAAGATTCGCAGGGCTGCGCCCGATATACCGCGCGAGTGATTCGCAACGTCAAGATTGCGCCGTCGCCGGAGAAAATCGCACAGCCCCTGGAACTTCTCGGATCGCGCGCCATCAACAATGCGGCGGATGCCAGCAACTACACGTTGCAGGAAATCGGCCATCCCACGCATTGTTTCGATCTCGACCTGCTGGAGGGCAGCAAGATCATCGTACGTCGCGCGCGTCCCGGCGAGAAGTTGAAGACGCTGGACGGCGTGGACCGCGTTCTGCATGTCGAGGACCTGGTCATTGCCGACGCCGTCAAGCCGGTGGCGCTCGCCGGGGTGATGGGCGGCTTCGATTCGATGATCACGGAGAAGACGCGCAACGTGCTGATCGAGTCGGCGTGGTTTGACCCGGCCTCGATCCGCCGCACCGCGCGCCGGCACGCGATGCATACGGACGCCTCGCATCGATTCGAGCGTGGCGCCGATATCGGCATCACGCCCACCGCGTGCGCGCGGGTTGCCGAACTCATCTTGCAAACCGCGGGCGGCCAAGTGGAAGGCGGCGAGATCGACGCCTATCCGCGCAAGCTCGATCGCCCTTCGCTCAAACTCCGCCGTACCGAGGTGCGCCGCCATCTCGGGCAGGACATTCCCGAGATCGAGGTCCAACGCATTCTTCGCCGCCTCGGTTTCACGGTTACCCCCGGGCGCGCGACCGTAGCCGTGCCCGTCCAGTCCATGACGCCTGCGGGAACCGGCGGCGCGCACGCCGCGGTGGCGGAAGAGACCGCGGATTTCGCCGTCCAGGCGCCAAGCTGGCGTCTCGACGTCGAACGCGAAATTGACTTGATTGAGGAAATCGCGCGCATCTACGGCTTTGACCGCTTCCCCAACACGCTGCCGGGCTTCGTCGGTGGCGTCGTCGAACTGCCCGATGCCAGGAAAGAAGCAAAACTTCGGACTTCCCTGCTCGGGTTGGGCTACAGCGAGGCCGTTTCGCTGACGTTCATTTCGCACGCTGATGCGCAACGTTTCTCCGATGCAGCGGCGGTCGAGATTGCCAACCCGATCAGCGAGGAAGCCTCGGTCCTGCGCACGTCCATGGTTCCCAGCATGCTCAATATGCTGGCCTACAATCTGAACCGCGGCAACGCGGAGGTGCGGCTGTTCGAGTCGGGAAAGGTGTACGAGAGCCTGGGAGCGCGCACCGAAGAGCAGCGCCGTCTCTGCATCGGCGCGACCGGCTCGGTGATTCCGCCCAGTATTCATGCGCCTGTGCGCAAGTATTCGTTTTTCGACCTGAAGGGCGACATGGAAACGCTGCTCGGGGCGTTCCAGTTCAATACTCTCTACTTCGACGCCAATGCGCCCGATTATTACCATCCCGGCCGTTGCGCGCGCGCGGTCATGGACGGCGCCACGCTGGCCCGCTTCGGCCAACTGCATCCGCAGCTCTCCGCCGAGCGCAAGCTGCGTCTCAGCGCACAGGAGCTTCCCGAGATTTACATCGCCGAAATTGACCTCGAGCGCCTCTTCCGCCACGAGCTGCGCAAAATCCGATATCAGGCAATCTCGCGCTTTCCGGCGGTCGACCGCGACTTCTCCTTCATCTTCGACGACACCGTTTCCTTCGAGCGCATTCAGAACGCAATTTCCGGCCTGCGCATCGAGGAACTGCGAGCGCTTGCTCCGGTCGAAATCTTCCGCGGCGGCTCGGTTTCTGCCGGCAAGTACTCCATGCTGCTGCGGGCGACCTTCCAGTCGCCCGAACGAACGCTGCGCGATGACGAAGTCGCTCTTTGGTCACAGCAGATCATCAAGGCATTGCAATCGCTAGGCGGCACCCTGCGCGCCTGA
- the rplT gene encoding 50S ribosomal protein L20 codes for MPRVKRGTKRRAKRKKILERASGYYLTKSKLYRSAKESVERALKFAYAGRRQKKRQYRSLWIVRIGAAAKLNGLSYSRFISGLKRAGVELDRKILADLAVNDPAGFAKLAEQAKSAPAA; via the coding sequence ATGCCTCGCGTCAAACGCGGCACCAAGCGTCGTGCCAAGCGCAAAAAGATCCTCGAACGCGCCTCTGGTTATTACCTCACAAAATCCAAGCTCTATCGCTCGGCGAAAGAGTCGGTCGAGCGCGCGCTGAAATTTGCCTATGCCGGACGCCGCCAGAAGAAGCGGCAGTACCGCTCGCTGTGGATCGTGCGCATCGGCGCGGCCGCCAAGCTCAACGGTTTGAGCTACAGCCGGTTTATCAGCGGCCTGAAACGCGCGGGCGTGGAACTGGACCGCAAGATCCTGGCCGACCTCGCGGTCAACGATCCGGCGGGATTTGCCAAGCTCGCGGAGCAGGCCAAGAGCGCACCCGCGGCGTAA
- a CDS encoding KpsF/GutQ family sugar-phosphate isomerase, with amino-acid sequence MPAKTGENVVRIEADALRALADRLAGTMAKAFADAVECLYSCGGRVVVTGMGKSGLVARKIAATLSSTGTPSLFMHPVEALHGDLGMIVRGDVVLALSQSGDSEEILSLVPNIKRLDVKLLAMTGAVRSTLAQAADIVLDCSVAQEACSLGLAPTASTTTMVALGDALAVALAEKRGFKEEDFADLHPGGKLGKKLARVSRLMHTGEAIPRVAAQTPMSQVIYEMSRKHLGITTVTDGDTLLGIISDGDLRRLLERRGKDVLDLAAGDCMTRNPKTIRPEAFATAALNIMEQKKITSLAVVDDNGRLQGVIHLHDLWGTEMV; translated from the coding sequence ATGCCCGCAAAGACCGGCGAAAATGTCGTTCGCATTGAGGCTGACGCGCTGCGCGCGCTCGCCGATCGTCTGGCAGGCACGATGGCGAAGGCTTTCGCCGATGCCGTGGAATGTCTCTACTCCTGCGGCGGACGCGTGGTCGTAACCGGCATGGGAAAAAGCGGGCTGGTCGCGCGCAAGATCGCCGCCACGCTGTCGTCCACCGGCACACCATCATTGTTCATGCACCCGGTCGAAGCCCTGCACGGAGACCTGGGGATGATCGTGCGCGGCGATGTCGTACTCGCGCTGTCGCAGAGCGGCGACTCCGAGGAGATACTCTCCCTGGTTCCCAACATCAAGCGCCTCGACGTGAAATTGCTGGCGATGACCGGCGCGGTGCGCTCCACGCTGGCGCAGGCCGCAGACATCGTGTTGGATTGCTCCGTGGCGCAGGAGGCCTGCAGCCTGGGGCTGGCGCCCACGGCATCTACTACTACCATGGTCGCGCTCGGTGACGCGCTGGCGGTCGCGCTGGCCGAGAAGCGCGGATTTAAAGAAGAAGATTTTGCCGATCTCCATCCCGGCGGCAAGCTGGGCAAGAAACTGGCGCGCGTCTCCCGGCTGATGCACACCGGCGAAGCCATCCCTCGCGTCGCAGCGCAGACGCCGATGTCGCAGGTGATTTACGAGATGTCGCGCAAACATCTCGGCATCACTACTGTCACGGACGGTGACACCCTGCTCGGAATCATCAGCGATGGTGACCTCCGCCGCCTGCTGGAGCGCCGCGGCAAGGACGTGCTCGACCTTGCGGCCGGCGACTGCATGACCCGCAACCCCAAAACGATCCGGCCGGAGGCCTTTGCCACCGCCGCACTCAACATCATGG
- the kdsA gene encoding 3-deoxy-8-phosphooctulonate synthase, which translates to MKLLKPASFKLGDLTIGDGGLLLIAGPCVIESEEHAIRMAECINGVARALRIPFIFKASYDKANRTSLKSYRGPGIAEGLRILGKIRDTVHLPVLTDVHDAHDVKIVSDFVDVLQIPAFLCRQTDLLVAAAKTGKVINIKKGQFVSPWDMRHAVEKVRESGNDRVLLTERGSSFGYNNLVVDMRSLPIMRKLAPVVFDATHSVQLPSAGSDNVAQAPSAGSDDGTVQSGGQPEFIPILARAAVAAGVDGIFVEVHDNPAAALSDGANALDLKWLRPVLTELLAVHGALQNAIAADKQN; encoded by the coding sequence TTGAAACTTTTGAAACCTGCTTCCTTCAAACTCGGCGACCTAACCATCGGCGATGGCGGGCTCCTCCTCATCGCCGGACCGTGCGTCATCGAGTCGGAAGAACACGCCATCCGGATGGCGGAATGCATCAACGGCGTAGCTCGCGCGCTGCGCATCCCTTTCATCTTCAAAGCCAGTTACGACAAGGCGAACCGCACTTCGCTGAAGAGCTATCGCGGGCCCGGAATTGCCGAAGGACTGCGCATCCTGGGCAAAATCCGCGACACGGTGCACCTCCCGGTGCTTACCGACGTGCACGACGCCCACGACGTCAAAATCGTCTCTGATTTCGTGGATGTGCTGCAGATTCCGGCGTTTCTCTGCCGCCAGACCGACCTGCTGGTCGCCGCCGCCAAAACGGGCAAGGTCATCAACATCAAGAAAGGCCAGTTCGTGTCGCCGTGGGACATGCGCCACGCGGTAGAGAAGGTGCGCGAGTCCGGCAACGACCGCGTTCTGCTCACCGAACGCGGTTCATCCTTCGGCTACAACAATCTCGTTGTGGACATGCGCTCGCTGCCGATCATGCGCAAGCTGGCGCCGGTGGTCTTCGACGCGACGCACTCCGTGCAACTTCCGTCCGCAGGGTCGGACAATGTCGCCCAGGCGCCGTCGGCCGGGTCGGACGACGGTACCGTCCAATCCGGCGGCCAGCCTGAATTCATTCCGATCCTTGCGCGCGCTGCGGTAGCAGCTGGTGTGGACGGAATCTTTGTCGAGGTGCACGACAACCCCGCCGCCGCGCTCTCCGACGGCGCCAATGCTCTCGACCTGAAGTGGCTTCGCCCGGTGCTGACCGAATTGCTGGCCGTGCACGGAGCACTGCAGAACGCCATCGCGGCAGATAAGCAGAATTGA
- the rpmI gene encoding 50S ribosomal protein L35 produces MPKLKTHSGAAKRFKKTATGKIKRGHAKARHILTTKTTKKKRHLDRDVIMDKADEKKVKRMIPY; encoded by the coding sequence ATGCCGAAACTGAAGACACACAGTGGCGCCGCCAAGCGTTTCAAGAAAACCGCGACCGGCAAGATCAAGCGCGGACACGCCAAGGCGCGGCACATCCTGACCACCAAGACGACAAAGAAGAAACGTCACCTCGACCGCGACGTCATCATGGATAAGGCGGACGAGAAAAAAGTAAAGCGGATGATTCCGTATTAA